A window from bacterium encodes these proteins:
- the cydB gene encoding cytochrome d ubiquinol oxidase subunit II, whose protein sequence is MEFNIDLNTTWFMLIGILLSGYAILDGFDLGVGSLHLFTKTDEDRRIMINSIGPVWDGNEVWLVTGGGALFAAFPVVYATVFSGFYTAFMLLLFVLIFRAVAIEFRSKQPMSWWRQTWDVAFSVSSIIIALLMGVALGNIVAGIPIGADREFCGTFLELLNPYALLVGITTLSLFMMHGSIYAYMKTEGAIQDKIRGWINNAIIFFVISYAATTMATLIYFPHMVQHFKDYPIFFGVGLLNMLAIANIPREIHRGQAFRAFLSSCGAIVALLALFAIGIFPNLVLSNPNPENSLTIYNAASSQKTLSIMLIIAMIGVPFVLAYTISIYFIFRGKVKLNSMSY, encoded by the coding sequence ATGGAATTCAATATAGATTTAAACACAACATGGTTCATGCTTATCGGCATATTGCTTTCAGGATATGCTATACTGGATGGGTTCGATCTTGGCGTGGGTTCATTGCATTTATTTACAAAAACCGATGAAGATCGTCGCATCATGATTAATTCCATCGGACCGGTCTGGGATGGCAATGAGGTTTGGTTGGTCACAGGTGGAGGAGCGCTGTTTGCCGCGTTTCCGGTTGTATACGCAACGGTATTTTCAGGATTCTATACCGCTTTTATGCTCCTGCTTTTTGTCTTGATCTTTCGTGCCGTGGCCATCGAGTTTCGTAGTAAACAGCCAATGTCTTGGTGGCGCCAAACATGGGATGTTGCGTTTAGTGTGTCCAGCATTATTATCGCTCTTTTGATGGGAGTCGCTTTAGGTAATATTGTAGCCGGAATACCAATCGGTGCGGACAGAGAATTTTGCGGAACTTTTTTAGAGTTGCTCAATCCGTATGCGCTTCTGGTCGGAATAACCACATTGTCGCTTTTTATGATGCACGGTTCCATTTATGCCTATATGAAAACGGAAGGCGCTATCCAAGACAAAATCAGAGGTTGGATTAATAATGCGATCATATTTTTCGTCATTAGTTATGCTGCCACGACGATGGCGACGCTCATTTATTTTCCACACATGGTTCAGCATTTCAAAGATTATCCGATTTTTTTTGGCGTCGGTTTACTGAACATGCTGGCCATTGCCAATATTCCACGTGAAATTCACCGTGGGCAAGCCTTCCGGGCATTTTTATCGTCTTGCGGTGCAATCGTAGCGCTACTAGCATTATTTGCGATCGGCATATTTCCGAATCTGGTTTTGTCAAATCCCAACCCGGAAAACAGTCTGACAATCTATAATGCAGCCTCGTCACAAAAAACTTTGTCAATCATGCTGATTATTGCAATGATCGGAGTGCCTTTCGTACTGGCGTATACAATCAGCATTTATTTTATTTTTCGGGGTAAAGTTAAATTAAACTCAATGAGTTATTAA
- a CDS encoding cytochrome ubiquinol oxidase subunit I, which produces MDVEILARVQFAFTIAFHYIYPPLSIGLGVVLVMMEGMYLRTKNPLYERMTKFWVKVFALTFAMGVATGIVMEFEFGTNWATYSRYVGDVFGSALAAEGIFAFFLESGFLAILVFGWNKVGPKMHFLATIMVSLGSMLSAVWIVVANSWQQTPAGFQIVGEGMYARAEITDFWAMVFNPSSMNRLSHVLSGAWQAGAFLVLSVGAYYLLKKQHEEFARSSIKIALVLAMFASLFQLFTGHDSAMTISKTQPAKLAAFEGHYEESAPAPLYLFGWVNEEKEEVRFGIAIPGMLSYLIYGDTEKPVTGLRVFAPKDRPPVNFVFQTYHVMVAIGFTLIGISLLSGFLLWRKKLFESKWMLKILVVSVLLPQIANQAGWFSAEVGRQPWIVYNLLRTSEALSKAVSAGQILFSLILFAIIYALLFVLFLFLLDQKIKHGPDEPDSMASEYSHQKQLFGT; this is translated from the coding sequence ATGGATGTCGAAATACTCGCACGGGTGCAGTTTGCTTTCACCATTGCTTTTCATTACATCTATCCGCCATTGAGCATTGGCTTAGGAGTGGTTTTAGTGATGATGGAAGGTATGTATCTTCGTACTAAAAACCCGTTGTACGAACGTATGACAAAATTTTGGGTGAAAGTGTTTGCTCTCACTTTTGCAATGGGCGTTGCAACCGGAATCGTGATGGAGTTTGAATTCGGGACTAATTGGGCGACCTATTCTCGCTATGTCGGCGACGTCTTCGGAAGTGCATTGGCTGCAGAAGGCATTTTCGCTTTTTTTCTTGAATCGGGGTTTCTCGCAATTTTGGTGTTCGGCTGGAATAAAGTTGGTCCTAAAATGCATTTTTTGGCAACAATTATGGTATCGCTGGGATCGATGCTCAGCGCAGTTTGGATCGTTGTAGCCAATTCATGGCAACAGACTCCCGCCGGTTTTCAGATAGTCGGTGAAGGAATGTATGCTCGGGCGGAAATTACTGACTTCTGGGCCATGGTTTTTAATCCGTCATCCATGAACCGATTGTCGCATGTTTTATCAGGAGCGTGGCAGGCGGGTGCATTTTTAGTATTGAGTGTTGGCGCGTACTATTTATTGAAAAAGCAACACGAAGAATTTGCTCGATCGTCGATTAAGATTGCTCTGGTTTTAGCCATGTTTGCATCACTGTTTCAATTATTTACCGGTCACGACAGTGCGATGACCATCAGCAAAACTCAACCGGCAAAACTGGCTGCATTTGAAGGGCATTATGAAGAAAGCGCTCCGGCGCCTCTGTACTTGTTCGGTTGGGTCAATGAAGAAAAGGAAGAAGTCCGGTTTGGTATTGCGATTCCCGGGATGCTGAGTTATCTCATTTACGGTGATACTGAAAAACCGGTAACCGGTTTACGCGTCTTTGCACCGAAAGATCGTCCGCCGGTTAATTTTGTTTTTCAAACCTATCACGTAATGGTTGCTATTGGATTTACATTGATCGGGATAAGTTTGCTCAGCGGTTTTTTACTATGGAGAAAAAAACTGTTTGAATCGAAATGGATGTTGAAAATTTTGGTCGTTTCTGTTTTGTTGCCGCAAATAGCCAATCAAGCCGGCTGGTTTAGCGCTGAAGTCGGACGACAACCCTGGATCGTTTATAATCTTCTGCGGACATCGGAAGCCTTATCAAAAGCCGTCTCGGCAGGGCAAATTTTATTTTCGTTGATTCTGTTTGCGATAATCTATGCTTTATTATTCGTGCTGTTTCTCTTTTTGCTCGACCAAAAAATTAAACACGGTCCCGACGAGCCCGATAGTATGGCTTCGGAATACTCTCATCAAAAGCAACTGTTCGGAACCTAA
- a CDS encoding rhodanese-like domain-containing protein — MSLFGLINPNKGIQQITADQLRKRMAQDKLVIIDVREPSEHAERNIPGSILIPLGALPSRLNELQKFKDQEIIVYCRSGNRSAHACRHLIGNGFKAVNLSGGILGWN, encoded by the coding sequence ATGAGTTTGTTCGGATTGATCAATCCTAATAAAGGAATTCAGCAGATTACCGCTGATCAGTTGCGCAAGCGGATGGCACAAGATAAATTGGTGATTATTGATGTGAGAGAACCTTCCGAACATGCCGAGAGAAACATTCCAGGTTCGATCTTAATTCCGCTAGGCGCTCTGCCTTCACGATTGAATGAACTTCAAAAATTCAAAGACCAGGAGATCATTGTTTATTGCCGGAGCGGTAATCGCAGCGCCCATGCCTGCAGGCATTTGATCGGGAATGGATTCAAAGCTGTAAATTTATCGGGCGGAATTCTGGGGTGGAATTGA
- a CDS encoding DUF2892 domain-containing protein has translation MTLENTIRAIAGTFILISLLLGYLVNPNWHWFTAFVGANLLQSAFTKWCLMESILKKFIFKKLPS, from the coding sequence ATGACTCTTGAAAACACCATTCGTGCCATTGCAGGAACATTTATTTTAATCAGTCTTCTGCTGGGTTATTTAGTCAATCCGAACTGGCATTGGTTTACTGCTTTTGTCGGAGCAAATTTATTGCAATCGGCTTTTACGAAATGGTGCCTTATGGAAAGTATTCTTAAAAAATTCATTTTCAAAAAATTGCCTTCCTGA